The proteins below are encoded in one region of Methanofollis aquaemaris:
- a CDS encoding phosphoadenosine phosphosulfate reductase domain-containing protein yields MRPSYLGKIALHWCDHCHAPVLGEQCACGAEARSVAITPPGDARPAMAADVELVNAVFQEHFGVPLIPEGHLAVLNKVPEIDRMEEVVLGGTIVAAIRYLPKEGVWEPLPRPAAARYCTPTKRYVVVDDGAVPFVRDGSSLLAPGLAEIEDSVRAGDEVFLLSQSGECIGVGRAKVDAAEARTMTRGQVVRTRKTAPAEVVPGPATWDEAVTANRRILDAYEGASIDFIKKVCADHEDLPRNTSYSGGKDSLVTLLLVLKAVGKVPLLYADTGLEFPETESNVATVAARYGVDVVRAETGEAFWEHFAVEGPPAVDARWCCRVCKLEPVGRVIAERWGESLSFIGQRKYESLNRKRSPRVWRNRKVRNQLSAAPIQHWTALHVWLYLFREKAPYNVLYDRGLDRIGCFMCPSSDLAVLEEIKRDYPHLWENWEERLRAWQEEHGLPETWVTDSEWRKQGSGRDEEDSYN; encoded by the coding sequence ATGCGTCCGTCATATCTGGGAAAGATCGCGTTGCACTGGTGCGATCACTGTCATGCACCGGTCCTCGGCGAACAGTGCGCATGCGGGGCCGAGGCAAGATCGGTCGCCATCACTCCGCCGGGTGATGCCCGGCCCGCGATGGCCGCCGACGTCGAACTGGTCAATGCGGTTTTTCAGGAGCACTTCGGTGTCCCCCTCATCCCCGAGGGACACCTTGCCGTCCTCAACAAGGTGCCTGAGATCGACCGGATGGAGGAGGTGGTCCTCGGCGGGACCATCGTCGCCGCCATCCGTTATCTCCCCAAAGAAGGAGTCTGGGAACCCCTCCCGCGGCCCGCGGCCGCCAGGTACTGCACGCCGACAAAGCGATACGTCGTCGTCGACGATGGTGCCGTGCCCTTCGTCAGGGACGGGTCAAGCCTCCTTGCTCCCGGACTCGCCGAGATCGAGGACTCGGTCAGGGCGGGCGACGAGGTCTTCCTCCTCTCGCAGTCGGGCGAGTGCATCGGCGTGGGCCGGGCCAAGGTCGACGCCGCAGAGGCGCGCACCATGACGCGGGGCCAGGTGGTGCGGACACGCAAGACCGCCCCCGCAGAGGTTGTCCCCGGCCCGGCGACCTGGGACGAGGCGGTGACGGCGAACCGGCGGATCCTCGATGCCTATGAGGGTGCCTCCATCGATTTCATCAAGAAGGTCTGCGCCGATCACGAGGATCTCCCGAGGAACACTTCGTACTCCGGCGGCAAGGACAGTCTTGTCACGCTCCTGCTGGTCCTCAAGGCGGTCGGGAAGGTGCCGCTCCTGTACGCGGACACCGGCCTGGAGTTCCCTGAGACCGAGTCAAATGTCGCGACCGTCGCCGCCCGGTACGGTGTCGATGTGGTGCGGGCCGAGACCGGGGAGGCGTTCTGGGAACACTTCGCGGTCGAGGGGCCGCCTGCGGTCGATGCCCGCTGGTGTTGCCGGGTCTGCAAACTCGAACCTGTCGGGCGGGTCATCGCCGAGCGGTGGGGCGAGTCGCTCTCCTTTATCGGTCAGCGGAAGTACGAATCTCTGAACCGGAAGCGGAGCCCCAGGGTGTGGCGGAACCGGAAGGTCAGAAACCAGCTCTCGGCCGCTCCGATCCAGCACTGGACGGCCCTCCATGTCTGGCTTTATCTCTTCAGGGAGAAGGCGCCGTACAATGTGCTGTACGACCGCGGCCTGGACAGGATCGGGTGTTTTATGTGCCCGTCAAGCGACCTTGCAGTGCTCGAAGAGATCAAGAGAGATTACCCGCACCTCTGGGAGAACTGGGAGGAGCGGCTTCGGGCCTGGCAGGAGGAGCACGGCCTGCCCGAGACCTGGGTGACGGATAGCGAATGGAGAAAACAGGGGTCTGGCAGGGATGAAGAAGATAGTTATAATTGA
- the hisH gene encoding imidazole glycerol phosphate synthase subunit HisH yields MKKIVIIDYGLGNLRSVSRGLEKAGASAVISSDPEAIAAADALVLPGVGAFRDGMEMLGPIEATVREQAGEVPVLGICLGMQMLMESSEEGGLRAGLGLVPGTVRRFPRVPEMKVPHMGWNTLSVPADEPLFDGVPDGSYVYFVHSYYASAPAEHTMTTTEYIHEFASSVKNGMVYGVQFHPEKSGETGLLILKNFIELD; encoded by the coding sequence ATGAAGAAGATAGTTATAATTGATTACGGTCTGGGGAACCTCCGGAGTGTCAGCCGCGGGCTTGAGAAGGCGGGGGCCTCGGCTGTGATCTCATCCGACCCGGAAGCGATCGCCGCGGCCGACGCCCTCGTCCTCCCCGGCGTCGGGGCGTTCAGGGACGGGATGGAGATGCTCGGCCCCATCGAGGCGACGGTGCGGGAGCAGGCCGGCGAGGTGCCGGTGCTCGGGATCTGTCTCGGGATGCAGATGCTGATGGAGAGTTCCGAGGAAGGCGGCCTGCGGGCGGGCCTGGGCCTGGTCCCCGGCACGGTCAGGCGTTTCCCGCGGGTGCCTGAGATGAAGGTGCCGCACATGGGCTGGAACACGCTCTCGGTGCCGGCCGACGAACCGCTCTTCGATGGAGTGCCCGACGGGTCGTACGTCTATTTCGTCCACTCGTACTATGCCTCGGCCCCGGCCGAGCATACCATGACCACGACCGAATATATCCACGAGTTCGCGTCCTCGGTGAAGAACGGGATGGTCTATGGGGTTCAGTTCCATCCTGAGAAGAGCGGGGAGACGGGACTTTTGATCCTGAAAAATTTTATAGAACTGGATTGA